Genomic DNA from Shewanella woodyi ATCC 51908:
GATATCAGTTTTGACCCAACCCCTTTTCCACGAGCAATATCCGCTACAGCAACCGATAAAAGCCAGCAGACATTGGGTTTATCGCTTGTAGACGCCAGTAGATAACCGACAATATTACCTTGATTATCTTTCGCAACCCAAAAGCCATTCGGCCAGCAGTCCAGTGCTTGCCTAAAGAAAAAGTCTGGGTAGGAGTGGCCATGAAAGCAGCTTTGCTCTAACGCATCAATGGCTCGAAGATCCGACTTATGCGCCAGAGATACCTGAACGAAATCACTCATTAATCAGGATCTGATCCCACTCCAGTTGAGGGGAACCAACCACGATAAAGTTAGGATTTTCTAGGCTTTCTCTTTCGTTATAGGTGAGTGGCTGCAAGCTGATATCCATAATCTGACCGCCAGCCTCTTCTACGATGATCTGCGCAGCGCCAGTGTCCCATTCGCCTGTCGGGCCGATGCGTACATAACAATCAGCTTTGCCTTCGGCAATGAGGCAGCTTTTCAGAGCGGCTCCACCGAGCACAATAAGATCGCAGTGCTTAGAGTGGCTAAACAGTTTAAGGACAGATTTTGGATCCTGACGGCGGCTCACGGCCAACTTTAAAGCGGGATCTTTACTCTGAGGAAGTTGGTGACTCATAATGCGGACTTCAGATCTCTCGTCACGCTTATAGGCACCTAAACCCGCTATCGCGTAGTAGCAAACTTCAGTCATCGGTACATAAACAATCCCCATGATAGGGCGATTATGTTCAACTAACGCGATAATCACCGAGAAGTCTCCACTGCCAGCGATAAACTCTCCAGTGCCATCTAAGGGATCAACTAACCAGTAGCGATCCCAGTGCTGACGTGTCGAAAAAGGGATGTCGGCATCTTCCTCAGATAAAACGGGAATATCCGGAGTTAACGATTGCAGTGCTGAGGTGATAATATTGTGCGCGGCAATATCAGCCGAAGTGACAGGTGTGTTGTCTGACTTGGTCTCTTTCTCAAACGTCCCTTTAAGATAGATATCACGGATCTTCTTCCCCGCAACCATAGCGATCTCAATGGCCTGCTCTACATAATCTTCTGGCTTCATAACTGCTCCAACAGCCTATAACTACTTACAGATTTAAAAAGAGTAAATTTTCTTGCTACACCATTACAGTTTTAGGTATTTCAAAGCTAAAAACAAGGCACTTACGCTTCGAGATTCAGAAAAATCCTCCCTCTCTAGCAAACTTTGCCACTTCTCGATCGGCCAAGGGGCTAGCTCAATAGGCTCTGGCTCATCCCCTTCGAGTTGGCTTTCGTAGAGATCTTCAGCAATGAAAATCTGCATCTTACTGGCAAAGTAACCGGGAGCTAGACTCAGTTCCATCAGGTGGGTTAGCTTTTTAGAACCGTAACCTATCTCCTCTTGCAGCTCACGATTAGCAGCCTCATGGGCCTCTTCACCGGGATCAATCAAACCTTTGGGGAAACCTAGCTCGTAGGAGTGAGTACCAGCGGCATATTCACGACCCAGCAATAAAGTGTCGCGATTCAACACAGGGACGACCATCACAGCGCCACGATTATTGCCCTTCATTCTCTCATAATGGCGCTCAACCTGATTAGAAAACTTCAGGTGCACCTGCTCAATTTTAAACAAACGACTCTGGGCAACAATCTCTGCGCCTAAAATCTCTGGCTTCTTGTTATTCATGAAAGTCCCTGACTAAAATTGATATTTCAGTATAATCTTACTACATATACTCAAATTTCTTCAAA
This window encodes:
- a CDS encoding GNAT family N-acetyltransferase, whose protein sequence is MSDFVQVSLAHKSDLRAIDALEQSCFHGHSYPDFFFRQALDCWPNGFWVAKDNQGNIVGYLLASTSDKPNVCWLLSVAVADIARGKGVGSKLISQLINALASDINQINLTVAPDNPAKALYLRSGFTEQGFETDYFGEGEPRLLMSYFRAEHT
- the nudE gene encoding ADP compounds hydrolase NudE, which translates into the protein MNNKKPEILGAEIVAQSRLFKIEQVHLKFSNQVERHYERMKGNNRGAVMVVPVLNRDTLLLGREYAAGTHSYELGFPKGLIDPGEEAHEAANRELQEEIGYGSKKLTHLMELSLAPGYFASKMQIFIAEDLYESQLEGDEPEPIELAPWPIEKWQSLLEREDFSESRSVSALFLALKYLKL
- the cysQ gene encoding 3'(2'),5'-bisphosphate nucleotidase CysQ, translating into MKPEDYVEQAIEIAMVAGKKIRDIYLKGTFEKETKSDNTPVTSADIAAHNIITSALQSLTPDIPVLSEEDADIPFSTRQHWDRYWLVDPLDGTGEFIAGSGDFSVIIALVEHNRPIMGIVYVPMTEVCYYAIAGLGAYKRDERSEVRIMSHQLPQSKDPALKLAVSRRQDPKSVLKLFSHSKHCDLIVLGGAALKSCLIAEGKADCYVRIGPTGEWDTGAAQIIVEEAGGQIMDISLQPLTYNERESLENPNFIVVGSPQLEWDQILINE